From Candidatus Nitrospira nitrificans, a single genomic window includes:
- a CDS encoding phage major capsid protein, protein MRMFQVRQTVTYELTTAAGTEQEAILKAKGIPLAQWTAEADEITAEMLDETDEIDEY, encoded by the coding sequence ATGAGAATGTTTCAAGTCAGACAAACTGTCACGTATGAACTGACGACAGCCGCGGGAACAGAGCAGGAAGCCATTTTAAAAGCCAAAGGCATTCCACTGGCTCAATGGACCGCCGAGGCCGATGAGATTACGGCCGAGATGCTGGACGAGACCGATGAAATCGACGAGTACTGA
- a CDS encoding c-type cytochrome: MRMIQSIHTSTLCVILITAVATAALAGDKGRPDGQAAPLDKKTEERARYVIKIAGCNDCHTTGYAEAAGKIPEKDWLKGDAMGWRGPWGTTYASNLRLSMQNLSEAQWIQVSRSVEFRPPMPWFVLREMTDQDLRAIYRFIRKLGPAGEPAPAYVPPDQEPPQPYILFPSH; encoded by the coding sequence ATGCGCATGATTCAATCCATCCACACATCGACGCTGTGTGTGATCCTCATCACCGCGGTGGCGACCGCAGCTCTTGCCGGTGACAAGGGACGCCCCGACGGTCAGGCTGCTCCATTGGATAAGAAAACTGAGGAGAGGGCACGGTATGTCATTAAGATCGCCGGATGTAATGATTGCCACACGACCGGTTACGCGGAAGCCGCAGGGAAGATTCCCGAAAAAGACTGGCTCAAGGGAGATGCGATGGGATGGCGCGGTCCTTGGGGCACCACCTACGCGAGCAACTTACGGCTCTCTATGCAGAATCTCTCGGAAGCCCAGTGGATCCAGGTTTCACGGTCGGTGGAGTTTCGACCACCCATGCCATGGTTCGTCCTGCGCGAGATGACCGATCAGGACCTACGGGCCATCTATCGATTTATCAGAAAGCTCGGCCCGGCAGGAGAACCGGCGCCCGCCTATGTTCCGCCGGATCAAGAGCCGCCACAACCGTATATCTTGTTCCCGTCTCATTAG